The following nucleotide sequence is from uncultured Draconibacterium sp..
CGGGATCGACAAAAAAGCCTACCGATAAGAATTTTACCCCATATTTTTCCAGCGGGTTGATCATTTCGCGATCGTCGATTTTTACTCCTGCCGGACGTTCACCTTCTACACCAAACATCTTAGGAATTGAGGGGCCAAAAATATCGGCATCCAGCAAACCCACTTTTGCACCACCTTTTGCCAGCGCAACAGCTGTGTTAACAGCAACCGTAGATTTACCAACACCACCTTTACCCGATGCAATGGCCACAATGTTTTTAACGTTGGGCAAAACCGGACGCTCCATGTCGTGAATAAATTTCACAGCAATGTTGTTTTCAATTTCAACCTGCTCGCCGAGGTATTTTTTTATAGCTGCTTCGCAAGCCAGCACAAGTGCTTCAATATTTGGATCGTTGCTTTTCTGAAAAACCAGTGAAAAACTCACTCGCTGACCGGCAATGCGGATTTCCTGTGGCATTTCCAGTTGCACCACATCTTCGTCGCTTCCCGGATATTTTACGGTACGTAGCGCATCGGTAACATCTTTCGGGACAATTAATTTTCTTGGTATATCTGCCATTTT
It contains:
- a CDS encoding Mrp/NBP35 family ATP-binding protein; protein product: MADIPRKLIVPKDVTDALRTVKYPGSDEDVVQLEMPQEIRIAGQRVSFSLVFQKSNDPNIEALVLACEAAIKKYLGEQVEIENNIAVKFIHDMERPVLPNVKNIVAIASGKGGVGKSTVAVNTAVALAKGGAKVGLLDADIFGPSIPKMFGVEGERPAGVKIDDREMINPLEKYGVKFLSVGFFVDPDSAIIWRGPMASNALKQLISEGNWGELDYLLIDLPPGTSDIHLTLVQSVPVTGAVIVTTPQDVALADVVRGTSMFQSKSVDVPVLGLVENMAWFTPEELPENKYYIFGKEGGKKLADKLGLPLLGQIPIVQSIREGGDEGTPVATNGDTITGMAFADVAEKVKHRVHVRNIQMAPTKKVKISRK